The Syngnathoides biaculeatus isolate LvHL_M chromosome 16, ASM1980259v1, whole genome shotgun sequence DNA segment gcccccgggccttgagtttgacacctgcgattgCTGACGTCAAAATGGAACCCAAACTCGACCGCCTCCCACAGCCACGCTGATCTTTCTCCTGTGTGTGCAGGTAGTGCGGGCTAAAGAGCGTCTAGATGAGGAACTCTGTATCgaagcgcaacaacaacaacaacaacaaaagcagcaATCGCAGCAAAACACGGAAACATGAAGTTTGAAAGCGAGTCCGCGTCCGCGTCCTCTCCTCTCCCCCTCGCCTGTAAATTATACCCCAATAAATGTCACCTTTTCGATATGCGTCCACTTTTGTCTTTTGACGTTGTCGGCGTGGACCGACTACAGCCACACTTTTTTGGCCGACAGAAAACACAACTTTTTTTATATCAAACACAACTTTATTAAACACTTCTTTTCGTTGACACTTTTATCAACATCGTAATAAAATTTCTCTAAAACATGAGAACTCTGCTATGTCGTAGCAATCGGAGACGTGAACAACTACAATTATTGCATGTTCGACCACAGAACACGAAACCGGGAAAAATATAGTTTTCGTGAAATCTGCTCTTTCTTTAACACCATATAATGTTTAACTTCTATATttgtgtagtaaaaaaaaaaaaaaaaggcacttggaaaaatgaaaatactgacAGAATACAGTCCcgtgcaaaagtattggaacgctAAGGTCGAGTTCTTTGTTTTAGTTGTcaactgaagacatttgggcaTAGGATCAAAAGAGGATTGAGACCAAAGTTGAGAACCGTTTACATCGAGATGTGTTTTATAACCACCCAATTTTCAAGTGACCAAAACAACATCAACAGACCTTATTCAAAGAACATGTCAGTGAATAATGTTTACAATTTGTTAGCTACTGTAATCCTTATTTTTGGAGGGCGGTTTTTCCCCCTCAAGTCTCTTCTgaaggtaaaatgcatgctctattgggtgTTGGCTGAAGGTCTGGTTACTGGCTTGCCCAGTCTTAAGACCTTCAATTTGGTTCGCTTTCCTCCCGTAGACAACTATCTGGTCTTCGTTTGCTgaacagcaaatgcagttttcgtGAGTGAAACCAGATTTAAGACAATAGCTGAGCAACTAGAAAGACCCGTTAAGTCACATGTTGCAATAATTTTGCTCcgttgaaaagtgggtggcttgaAACAAAGTCCTGAGGAGTTCAACAGATCCCGATGTAAATACcataaaataaaagctgaaattctaaacttttgtctcatctcttgatctgaaacccaaaatTCTTCcatcacaaaaaacaaagaacttgACCTCGGCGTTACAATCCTTTTGTGAAGGGACTATCTCgattttaaatgtggaaaaagaaaaaaaaaaaaaagcccaaaaaaaCTTGAAACAGGCCTGAAGTGGCCTTGGTCTTATCTCTTCACCCTTTGTGCAACACCAACACTCCAGTCAACGGCACCCCTTTTTGCAAATGTCACTGACACCGATTTCAGTCCCACTGGACTCGTTACTGATTTCCGGAGCAAGTACCGCTTTTTGATTGGATAAaatttgctgtatttttattttttttttttacatacatgaCTATGAATGAAGCTTTACGCAGAGGATGTACGAGCCGCCCGCGACCTACGACGGGATCAAAAAGTGCAACTTTAATACAGACAGAACCCGAAGGGTTAAACTGACCCGGCTGGATCTTAAGTGATTCGGAAGCCCTGTAAATGCTGCGAGGACCCGCGTCACGACATCCGGACCTCTGATGCCGAGCTGAGGCCGTCCTCAGCTTAACCCGCCGAGGAGAACCCGTCCAGAAGGACGAGGAGTATGGAAGTAGAtcagtgccaccgggatttgaatttgaaatgtgaagtgatgacattttcaatagttgctacaatttatggtgaattttagacagcaaattgttaacattgaaaagttacactgaaatacaacaattgaaaatgtcatcactttacatttcaaattcaaatcctggtgccactaatctacttccacagaggaggaggaggaaagccgCCGCGACATCTGTGGTTTTTGCTGTTGCCACGGAAACGGCAACACCTAGCCTACTTAGCGCCCGCTCCTGATGACTCGCTAGTGCCGAGATTCTCCTTTCGCCGAAGCAGCGGCCGCAAATGATTTACATTCACTGTATTTTCTCTCATCCAAGCCGTAGGAGAGCGTTCGAGTCTTAAATGTCCACGAGAACATCTTGAAGACATGAGATCATGACACCTTTTTCCCCTCATTGGAAAGGGAGACGTCTATTTTTGTCTTCCCGGCGCGACGGTCTGatcgctcccggtgctgaaacgTTTCCTTATTAATGCGCATGTGCATATATTTTGcaaacttccagccagtctgaaacatccccagcCGTGCTTCAACATGCGgcgttcgacaacttgtcgccgagtgttcgcGTTGGCTGCGGACGTctcggaaagacgaacacagcgaacgtacatctatctgtacgtttttttttttttttttttcataaatcaacttttgttttaagattagtttataatgtatgttagctccctctatgtagaacaAGGGGAACTaagagaccgggggatttcccagtacgtacccagaattcccctgtttgtaacgcatgcgcattcatcacaaggagacttttcagcacgggtgACCAATCGGGATAAAGCATCCACTTCCTTGCCCCCAAGTGAAGATGAAAACACTTCGAAACTGTTCTCACTTGCCTGCGCTCGTCTAATTTGTCGTCCGCTCGAGCGGCGCTTCCAACATTTCTTCTGCGGAATTCGACATCTGCGACCGCGTCCTCCTCGTCAACCTCCTCAAGACTCAAGCAGAGAAGCTGAAGTCAGGGCGGCTCTTACGCGACAAGAGAAGCAAATTCAACACCAGAAAAGCAAATGTCTCGTCCAAATACATCcagataaaatatatatatgtatatatatatatatatatatatatacgtacgTAAGACGGCAACAAGGTTTATTGAAAAGTGGGCGCCGGCCAAGGGAAGGCTAACAACGGAACAGATGGGAAGAAGAGCAGATGCGAATCGCACGAGGAAATCAATGTGTTGATTCGCTCTCTCGCTTTCCTCAGCCATTTTGCGCActtgatacccccccccccacaatactCCAAATAGCTAAATTCGACAGTAACATTCCATAAAATGTAGAAGAAATGGCATCTATGCTAAGTGCGTGGAACTGCTTCATCAcaccaaacaaaaccaaaaacatttttctataaAATGAGGCAGTTTGCTAAAGTGTGGCTTCATGGTCAGTCCGGCTGCACTTTCCACTGAGTGTTTGGTTCTCCCCAGCCCACTTCGTCCATCCCAGTTCACCTCCGTTACATATTTTTGGCGCGGTTTGTCGAAAGCGGAACCGAAACTTCCACCGCGTCGGCGAAGCGGTTAGTTGGCGGCCATCTGTTTTTCGCAGCTGGGTCGCCCTtttaagaaaacacaaaacaaggcAGTGTTTATCGCCACAGTGGCCCTTTCATACACAAACCGGCCGTGTTGATTCCATTACGGGAAAGCAGCTGGACAATCCCGGAGCAAAACCTTGTGCCAATTCCGTTCGACGGGGGACGTCGTGCCCCTCGTCGCGCCACTGGGGGGAGCTAAACACTCGTGCCGTCCATTTCCCAAAGAGGAAGTGATCGTTGGTCTTTGCCAGGTGATGGATCACCGGTTGTCTGACCTCAAGATTGCTCTAAAAGCTCCAGGTCTGAAAAGCCTGGCTGGACTGGGATGGTCCACGTTGTTCGGCCCACCCAAAAATGGAGACCgattgtcaaaaaacaaaaaaaacgagacTAGCTCTCGGTCACACCAAGAGGTTAGCAGCAGTTTTGAGGTTTCAGGACTATAACCAGATAAGTGCTGTGTGTAACTGAACCGTTGGAGACGCTTTACGTTCACTTGCTTTGGTCTGGCAAGCTTGTCTGAATCATCGAAAACGTGCGCATTTGCCCAGCGGAGGGCGCCGTCATTGTGTTTCCTCGCGGGGTTCGTCGGCTATCGTCTCGCTGCTCGCCCGGAGGCACACGCTCAATAATCCATTATAAATACCGGAAAAAGAACTGAAGGACTTTTGTAAGACTTATCACGTTCGTGGGCTCCGTCCACAGAACCAACAAACGGGGAATGAATAAAAGTATAAAAACGAGAAAGCAGAAGCCCTCGCTTGGGCTGCGTTTTACAAATATTCTtgagccccccccacccccccaccggAGACAAAAGAGGCCCGCGTTCAACACGTCTTCTAAAATGTCGTGTCGATTTAAGTCTCCATATTGTTGCAGATATGCTATTCTCTTTGAAGCTATGGTGTGagccggtcccccccccccgggaccGCCCGTACGTCCGACCCCCTGAGCTCTtctggaatgtgtgtgtgtgtgtgtgtatcagttGACCACAGCTGGGTTGAGCACCACGGTGCCTGGGGGGATGACCACCCAGGACAAGGGATCATGAGACCCTCCCGTGGAAAGGTTAAGCACCCCCCCGGCAACCTCGCTCTCGACCTCCTCCCCTCGACCTTTCTTGGCCCGCAGGATCGGGGCCCCGCGCTGGGCGCCGCCGGTCCCCAGCACGGGCACCGGGGGCGCGCCCAGGGCCGAGGAGGCCAACGCCGCGGAGAGCAGAGACGACTTGGCCAGGCCCAGCGGGGAGCCGTCGAACGACGAGACCGAAGCCCCCGCCGAGCCGCCCGGGGGCCAGCTAGGGCAACCCGgcgttctgaggtccagggggCGAGGACTGAGGGGGGACAAGGGAAGGGATCCGCCCAGGCCCTGCAGAGCGCGGGCACCCAGGAGAGCTCCCGCCCCGGGGACGATAATGTGCGCCCCGCTCACGTAGGACACCTCTGAATCCTTCCCCCCTCCGCTAGCGAAAACGACGCTCTGACTTCCCTTCAGCAGGGACCCCACCCCGCCCGGCGAGCCCCGATCCTGAGCCACAAAATGGCCGTGGGCCTTGATGTGCTTGCGTAGAGAACTGGGGTCGGTGTAGCGCTTCAGGCAGCCCACCATCTTGCAGTAGTAGGGCTTGTCCACGtagtgcgtgcgcgtgtgcttGAAGCGGTCGCTCGAGTTGGAGTAGCGCTTGTTGCAACCCTCGTACGGACATATGTAGGGCTTTTCACCTGGGGAAGGACACGAAAAGACGGGTTCGGACACGACCTGACCGGTCTGAACGAGCACAGTGCGCCCCCGCCCTCTGACCTGTGTGAGAGCGGTTGTGGATCTTGAGGTTCTCGAGGCGCGAGAAGCTCTTGTTGCAGGTGGGACAGCGGTGAGGCTTCTCGTTGGTGTGCGTCCGGATGTGGATCAGCATCTTGTACCTGCGGCGGCGTCAATCTCGTCAATCTCCGCTTCCTGACGCACGCCGCGCGAGTCGCTCACCTGGCGTTGAACCCCCTCCCTTTGCGGGCGCAGCCTTCCCAATGGCAGCAGTAGCCCGTCTCCTTCTCCGGCTTGACGTGGAAGTCGTTCACGTGGTCGACCAGGTCTTGAAGAGAGTCGAAGAGCAGGTGGCACTGCGGGAAAACAAGACGGCCTTTAAATTGTCGGCGTCGGCGCCGAGGCCACGTCGAAGGTCCGATTCCTGGGCCGCACCTTCTTCCAGCGGCAAGCCAGCTGTTCGTCCGCCGAGAGGTCGGGAGAGACCCGTCTGTCGCCCGCCGGGCCGATGAACATGGAAGACGGCAGGTGAAGTCCCGCCCCGGCTCCGATTGGCACAAAAAACTGAAAGGCCTGCGAGAGCTGCGAATTCTGCGGGCAGAGGGCAAAGCGACaagatgaagacaaaaaaatccgCCGCACCGATAAAATTTGGACTCCAGAGGCGACAACgcggatgagaatgaccaatttggaaaaacaggaaaaatgtTTGCCTTTGGGCAAGTTTTTagatggtgacctctggttacttctcaCTGTGTAAATACAGAACAATCCTAACATTTTGAGAACTTAAAATATCAGTCCAAGCAACCAAaacaattttgccaaacttcagacataaaaatgtagaccgATTGAAATTTACATCAAATGGGTTACTGCAcgtacaagttatacttcagaaataagtacacaagtaattttttatatatatatatatatatatatatacacacacatatatatgtatatatatatatatatatatatatatatataaatatatatatgagagagagagagagatcatgaaatataaaagtgagcaataaaatatgtgatctacagggccagtgctacaggtAGCacttaacagttgtcaattattatatgtaatatttgagaaatttacgtccaattTACCCTTGTGTTTCCTGGTTCGGATAAGCCCCTGGACATTTTTTcctcctcggcttccataattgatcatatcggaacgCAGAgtacacagcactttgccgggaacgtccaatttttttgtattatttttacttattgtacagttttcgttcctatctgcacggttccacttttttcaagccgtgcccatctgaaacatttttttaccccgtggtttcaatttccctggcatgatcttcatctttttgctcAGGCCTTTCGCCAtcctggcaaacgtgcagaccgctcgataacatatgcgtacgtatgtctatcaTAAGTACATAAGGGCTAAccctataaataaataatgtgacatataaaatatataattcatATGATTTGATTGATAATTAATATAATTTGTAAAtatataagttataactatgccgtaataaacagaatgcttctctatgaaatgtgaaattcagAGTGAAAATAGCGACGAAATTTCGACAAAATGCTGCCGGGAATCGGAACgctgtcgttattataaacaccaaaattTATGCcataaacagatagcaatgccgttttgcgctatcacagctgtgactaatttcacgacgagcgttgccgtcTTGATCAAAGGCTCGGGCTGCGTCAagccgtacccccccccccctccaaattttctcaacggatttacacgtttcagaaaaatgacattttcagctgacaAAACTCTGAATTGGGCGAACCCGCGGAAAGTTCTCCTCCCTGCAATAAGAAAAAAAGGCGAAGCAGGGATCACAGCAGCAGAAACTGCCTGCTGGTTTCACCCTATTGAACGCGTCCCGTTTGATCGTCTGCTGACAAAACCGCTGATCACACTGAGCTTTGTCTCTTTCCTATAAATCTTCCCTTGTTGATGCAGGGCGAGCACTACAAAGCCGACCCCCCTCTCGGCTCAGCGTGAGAGCTTCTCAAAACCTCAGTTGGGGTTCTCACGCGCAAACAAACAACAGGAGCATGCAAGAAAATGCTCATTGTGGATGTAACTGATGCGATTGCGCTAGAAAACGACGACAGTCCTAAATGGCTCTTGTGGCTCACCGTCCTGTTGACGGGCAACTTCCGGAAAAGCgatttaacccccccccaccccccacccaccaccaccaccaccacgcaaAGCTGAGCTGCTGTTGTTACGTAAGGACGCGTGTAAGATAGAGCGACGGTGTCCTACTCGCCTCCGTGTGGGGTCAACCTAAGTGCAGAGTATTTATGCGGCGACGCCAGCTATCTCAGTGCCACGCGGGGGCGGCTGAATGCTTCCAGCCTCAGCTTGTCTCAAGGCAAATGAATTAGCCGGCATGCGGCTGTACCTCGTCTTTAATCGGATtatacatgtacacacacacgcacacgcatgctACATACGAATGAATAACATTTGTAAAGACGGAAGATCATATTCAGGACACACGAGGTGTTGTGCAGACATTTTCAGACGCACACGTCCCAACGCTTGGAAGCGACTGAAACTGATAAGCTTCCGCCGAGGGGTGAAGTTCAGTCACCCCGGTCTGACTCGGCATTTTCACCGCATTGTTAGTAGGCGGGATGCTCGTAGCTATGGAAATAGTCTGACATAATAACCGCGGAGCTTGCCAGCACAAACTTCCacccatttttctttgccgcttatcctcacgcgggtcgcaggagtgcaggagcctatcccggttgtcaacgggcagaccccgaactggtcgccagccaatcgcagggcacatcgagacaaacagccgcactctgaaccacacctaagggcaatttagagtgtccaattaatgttgcatgtttttggaatgtgggagaaaaacaaagtgcccggagaaaacccacgtaggcacggggagaacatgcaaactccgcacaggcaagGATCGAAGATctgacccgggtcctcagaactgtgtgaccaacgctttaccagctgacccaccgtgttGCCACCTCCCGACACACAACGCAAATGAGAAGTGTCAAGCAATCTGAGAGCGACACAACGCAAGCAAGCCATACCGActagaaaaaatgtaaaacgtaGCACTTCAGCTAGTCAATCGGGCTACTGGTTGGCTGACAACCACAAAGCGTTGAGGGATGGGGGTGAAAAGAAAGAGGATGATATTTTGAGGCGCAGCTCATCTTGCGCTTCCATTCACCCGAACACAACGTTCATAATAATGTGACgttctgagcgctcccccgtgctgaaaagtctccttgtgattaatgcgcatgcgttactaacagggggaATTctgcttactgggaaatctcccggtctcatagttccccttctgcTACATAGAGGAAGCTCACacacgttataacctaaccttaagtTTACTTCAACAATTCGTAAGTAACTACATCAAAACCACGGAAATCTGAAATCTGATCCGATCGTTTTGGAAGCCTTGTGCCATTTATTGCCTTTTACATGCAATCAACAAAGCGCCTGGAGGTCCGACTTAAAATGCGTCCCTGACACGGTTTGACCGACGTTCCGCATTCGACGGTTGAGAAAACGCGGCGCAATGGGTCAGCACGTAACGGCAACATCTCAGATGCGGGTCCTCACCAGCGCGGGAGCGTAGTTGCCGTTGGTCATCTCGGGCGAGGTGGCCATGTGACGAAGAGAGGAGGGAGACACGCTCAGATCCACCACAGGGGGCGTGGGGGCATCTGTTCGTTCACGGGGGACGACCTGCGTACctgagacataaaaaaaatccacaggtGAGGTGAGTCCTACGGTCTGTGGTTTTTTGTCTTCTCGCGACGTTATCCACCTCCGTGCGGGGATGCCGGGGAGGCGGGATCGATGACCGCCGTGCCGTCGTCCGCCATGCGGAGATGGCGAGCCCGCTTGGGGACCGGCGGCGACGAGGGGGGTGAGCGCAACCCCCGGTCTCGCCCGTTGGTCCGACGGGGGAGCTTTAGGTCTAGGGGCTCGTCCAGGGAAAGCATGACCGCACCTGCGCAAACACATAAAAGGTCTACGTTAGACCGAGGGGAGCCAGTCAAATGTTTCAGGGAAGCAAATTCTACACGGTAAAAATCGTACATTCCAGACTCAAAGTGAAACTGGTCTTGAAATACACCTGAGATACTTGCCAGCTTAAATGGATCTGGAATTCCACTGTCCTGCCGAGGAAGCATTTCTCTCCAACGGTAATAAACAGCCCACAACGGTAAACCGAAACACAGAGTTAagcgaaaggaaaataaacataCTGATCCAagaggaacccccccccccctcctcctcttctcccaTCTTGACCTTTACTTGTGCACCCTTCCTGAGGAATGTCTACAATCCAATCCAGATGGTCGCCCACACCGCCAACCTCAGCCGCCCCAACCCTCggccagcaccccccccccccccggcacccTGTCACATCGACCCCGCCGAC contains these protein-coding regions:
- the glis2b gene encoding zinc finger protein GLIS2b isoform X2, yielding MLSLDEPLDLKLPRRTNGRDRGLRSPPSSPPVPKRARHLRMADDGTAVIDPASPASPHGGTQVVPRERTDAPTPPVVDLSVSPSSLRHMATSPEMTNGNYAPALNSQLSQAFQFFVPIGAGAGLHLPSSMFIGPAGDRRVSPDLSADEQLACRWKKCHLLFDSLQDLVDHVNDFHVKPEKETGYCCHWEGCARKGRGFNARYKMLIHIRTHTNEKPHRCPTCNKSFSRLENLKIHNRSHTGEKPYICPYEGCNKRYSNSSDRFKHTRTHYVDKPYYCKMVGCLKRYTDPSSLRKHIKAHGHFVAQDRGSPGGVGSLLKGSQSVVFASGGGKDSEVSYVSGAHIIVPGAGALLGARALQGLGGSLPLSPLSPRPLDLRTPGCPSWPPGGSAGASVSSFDGSPLGLAKSSLLSAALASSALGAPPVPVLGTGGAQRGAPILRAKKGRGEEVESEVAGGVLNLSTGGSHDPLSWVVIPPGTVVLNPAVVN
- the glis2b gene encoding zinc finger protein GLIS2b isoform X1, whose protein sequence is MLPRQDSGIPDPFKLASISGAVMLSLDEPLDLKLPRRTNGRDRGLRSPPSSPPVPKRARHLRMADDGTAVIDPASPASPHGGTQVVPRERTDAPTPPVVDLSVSPSSLRHMATSPEMTNGNYAPALNSQLSQAFQFFVPIGAGAGLHLPSSMFIGPAGDRRVSPDLSADEQLACRWKKCHLLFDSLQDLVDHVNDFHVKPEKETGYCCHWEGCARKGRGFNARYKMLIHIRTHTNEKPHRCPTCNKSFSRLENLKIHNRSHTGEKPYICPYEGCNKRYSNSSDRFKHTRTHYVDKPYYCKMVGCLKRYTDPSSLRKHIKAHGHFVAQDRGSPGGVGSLLKGSQSVVFASGGGKDSEVSYVSGAHIIVPGAGALLGARALQGLGGSLPLSPLSPRPLDLRTPGCPSWPPGGSAGASVSSFDGSPLGLAKSSLLSAALASSALGAPPVPVLGTGGAQRGAPILRAKKGRGEEVESEVAGGVLNLSTGGSHDPLSWVVIPPGTVVLNPAVVN